One region of Mucilaginibacter gotjawali genomic DNA includes:
- a CDS encoding HAD family hydrolase, with product MQKPDSLIFDMDGTLWDAVDTYAASWNLVFEELGIDIVVEREELAKMVGMEGRKVIGIIMPDFDDEKRRMIYNLVNEKRKVILPQRGGALYDGVKEGLKQLSEKYDLFILSNCAKGIIRLFIDWAGIDEHIKDELAHGVNFMPKSHNIKLLSDMHGLKNPVYIGDTEGDGQQSRLAGIPFVFVSYGFGKTDDYNLKFDDFKSLTEYFMGL from the coding sequence ATGCAAAAACCTGACAGCCTGATCTTCGATATGGACGGCACCCTTTGGGACGCCGTGGACACTTATGCCGCTTCGTGGAATTTAGTTTTTGAAGAACTGGGTATTGACATCGTAGTTGAACGCGAAGAGTTGGCCAAAATGGTGGGCATGGAAGGCCGGAAGGTTATCGGTATCATCATGCCTGATTTTGACGATGAAAAACGCCGGATGATCTATAACCTGGTGAACGAGAAACGCAAAGTAATACTTCCCCAACGTGGCGGAGCCTTATATGATGGTGTAAAAGAAGGCCTGAAACAACTAAGCGAAAAATACGACCTGTTTATCTTGAGCAATTGTGCTAAAGGCATCATCCGTTTATTTATTGACTGGGCGGGTATTGATGAGCATATTAAGGACGAACTGGCCCACGGCGTAAACTTTATGCCCAAAAGCCATAACATTAAACTACTTTCAGACATGCACGGGCTAAAAAATCCGGTTTATATTGGCGACACTGAAGGCGATGGTCAGCAAAGCCGCCTGGCAGGGATTCCCTTTGTTTTTGTGAGCTATGGCTTCGGGAAAACTGATGATTATAATCTGAAATTTGATGATTTTAAATCATTGACCGAATATTTTATGGGCCTTTAA
- a CDS encoding putative toxin-antitoxin system toxin component, PIN family, producing the protein MRVVIDTNCLIASIPPKGNYYWLYEAFRTGKFEWLISNEILTEYIEKLTDIYSESTALVVYSILSTSPHVTFSEPFFKWELMHNDFDDNKFADMAVAGNADYLITADRHFDILKEVQFPRFNVISLDAFKKVILD; encoded by the coding sequence ATGCGGGTGGTTATCGACACCAACTGCCTGATTGCTTCGATACCACCCAAAGGCAACTATTATTGGCTTTATGAAGCTTTCCGTACCGGAAAATTTGAATGGCTGATCAGCAATGAAATACTTACAGAGTATATTGAAAAGCTAACGGACATTTATTCAGAAAGTACCGCCCTGGTTGTTTACTCTATCCTGAGCACCTCACCGCATGTCACATTTTCAGAGCCCTTTTTTAAATGGGAGTTGATGCATAATGATTTTGATGACAATAAATTCGCCGATATGGCTGTTGCCGGAAATGCGGATTATTTAATCACTGCTGACCGGCATTTTGATATATTGAAAGAGGTACAATTCCCCAGGTTTAATGTGATTTCATTAGACGCTTTTAAAAAGGTCATCTTAGATTAA
- a CDS encoding DUF1330 domain-containing protein — protein sequence MIYYTQLIFVKKGAEADFNAFEEKVLPLLNDHNGKLIYRLRPDKNCVVEMNGELPYEIHFVSFGSKVDFENYKNDPKRLAAMALKNNSIEKVILIEGAEI from the coding sequence ATGATCTACTACACGCAGCTTATTTTTGTAAAAAAAGGTGCTGAGGCAGATTTTAATGCTTTTGAAGAAAAGGTATTACCACTTTTAAATGATCATAATGGCAAGCTGATCTATCGCCTCAGACCGGATAAAAACTGTGTAGTCGAAATGAACGGTGAGTTGCCTTACGAAATTCATTTTGTCAGCTTTGGTAGTAAGGTTGATTTTGAAAATTATAAAAACGACCCTAAACGACTGGCAGCCATGGCGCTTAAAAATAACTCTATTGAAAAGGTAATTTTGATAGAAGGTGCAGAAATATAA
- a CDS encoding GNAT family N-acetyltransferase, which produces MQIKRITLSEYQLVTGLFDKYRVFYKQPSDIPLAEKFIRERLENKESVIFVAFDNDGSPAGFTQLYPLISSVRAIKNWLLNDLYVDAAYRKQGVGEALIKTAMDFAAGENAVYLKLETAVDNYAAQSLYEAIGFKKQEPETGYLTYKIEVNKQ; this is translated from the coding sequence ATGCAAATTAAAAGAATAACCCTATCTGAATACCAACTGGTAACCGGCCTGTTTGATAAATACCGGGTATTTTATAAGCAACCATCGGACATTCCACTTGCCGAAAAATTCATCAGGGAACGTCTTGAAAATAAGGAGTCTGTAATTTTCGTGGCTTTTGATAACGATGGTTCGCCCGCAGGTTTTACACAACTATATCCCTTAATTTCATCCGTAAGGGCGATAAAAAACTGGCTGCTGAATGATCTTTATGTTGATGCCGCTTACCGCAAACAAGGCGTCGGCGAAGCCCTCATAAAAACCGCTATGGATTTTGCAGCGGGTGAGAATGCAGTGTACCTAAAACTGGAAACAGCCGTGGATAACTATGCCGCCCAAAGCCTTTACGAGGCCATTGGTTTTAAGAAACAGGAACCTGAAACCGGGTATTTGACTTATAAGATAGAAGTAAACAAGCAATAA
- a CDS encoding helix-hairpin-helix domain-containing protein has protein sequence MKTIKLDLTASEKQQLKQKGVKINRLAEYAPDEVSALINSDKQRASEVAALIAFQRIPSVGPKFAHDLISLGYYSIDDFLDKEGPALLNELERKQGFWTDPCVEDQFWLVVHYAKHRGSNKNWWDFTADRKAYRAKHGYPPDRPVNAWHEA, from the coding sequence ATGAAAACAATTAAGCTGGATTTAACCGCATCAGAAAAGCAACAGCTAAAACAAAAAGGGGTAAAAATAAACCGACTGGCTGAATATGCCCCCGACGAGGTTAGTGCGTTGATAAATTCGGACAAACAAAGAGCCAGCGAGGTGGCCGCCTTAATCGCTTTCCAGCGTATACCCTCCGTAGGGCCGAAATTTGCTCATGATCTGATCTCTTTGGGTTACTACTCAATAGATGACTTTCTTGATAAAGAAGGCCCTGCCCTCCTTAATGAACTGGAACGAAAACAAGGCTTTTGGACAGATCCATGTGTGGAGGACCAGTTTTGGCTGGTGGTGCATTATGCAAAACATCGCGGCAGCAATAAAAACTGGTGGGATTTTACCGCAGACAGAAAAGCGTATCGCGCAAAACACGGCTACCCTCCCGACCGGCCTGTTAACGCATGGCATGAAGCGTAG
- a CDS encoding DinB family protein — translation MDIIPMLLKEMRQEAETTRKMLSRVPNDKYDWQPHERSMTIRQLATHIAEIPDWVAMGLTTDELDFAANAYNPTPVDNTEELLQLFEKSYANGYAHLEKATEPDLLPTWTMRNGDQVYMVLTKAELIRVSFCQIVHHRAQLGVFLRLLDIPIPGSYGPSADETGF, via the coding sequence ATGGACATCATCCCAATGTTATTAAAAGAAATGCGCCAGGAAGCGGAAACTACACGCAAAATGCTCAGCCGCGTACCCAATGATAAATATGATTGGCAGCCGCACGAAAGAAGTATGACGATAAGACAATTGGCCACCCACATTGCCGAAATCCCTGACTGGGTAGCTATGGGGCTAACCACGGACGAACTTGATTTTGCTGCGAATGCTTACAACCCTACCCCGGTTGATAATACCGAAGAATTACTGCAGCTGTTTGAAAAGTCATACGCCAACGGGTATGCCCACCTGGAAAAAGCAACCGAGCCCGACCTGCTGCCAACCTGGACCATGCGAAACGGCGACCAGGTTTATATGGTTTTGACAAAAGCCGAACTGATCCGCGTGTCTTTTTGCCAGATAGTTCATCATCGCGCACAATTAGGGGTTTTTCTGCGTCTGCTGGATATTCCCATCCCGGGCAGCTACGGGCCAAGTGCTGATGAGACAGGATTTTAA
- a CDS encoding sensor histidine kinase: protein MLKRLKPAVVIEVLIHLLFWAFITLIPYLSGPFGGSSHHFWFSPWHLVVNNAFLAVQFYLNAFFLIPVVLNQHKKILLYFILLLIAFVTIDFIIIQLQPEMPFHRFPDEHGIPPKPPFFLRFNLLPLIAITAAGFAYRYLADQFRTISKEREIVNEALVSELAFLRSQISPHFIFNVINSVVALSRLNPALVEPTLIQLSKLLRYMLYVSDEEKVTLVSKADYLNSYIELQKLRFQDQVKVNVHFDIGEPEKTIEPMLLIPFVENAFKHGIGDVAVPVIDIRLKSDNKILAFSVQNAFNPTEPNKDEAHGIGLPNVKRRLELLYPGKHSLAIHKNRNIYSVELQIQLK, encoded by the coding sequence ATGTTGAAACGTTTAAAACCGGCTGTAGTTATTGAAGTACTTATACACCTCCTGTTTTGGGCGTTTATTACGCTTATCCCATATCTGTCAGGGCCGTTCGGCGGTTCATCACATCACTTTTGGTTTTCGCCCTGGCATTTGGTCGTTAACAATGCTTTCCTGGCTGTTCAGTTTTACCTGAATGCTTTCTTCCTGATCCCTGTAGTTTTAAATCAGCATAAAAAAATCCTGCTGTATTTTATTTTGCTGCTTATTGCGTTCGTTACGATAGATTTCATCATTATTCAGTTGCAACCGGAGATGCCGTTTCACAGGTTTCCTGATGAGCATGGCATCCCGCCAAAGCCGCCTTTTTTCCTGAGGTTTAATCTTTTGCCGTTGATCGCTATTACTGCTGCTGGTTTTGCTTACCGCTACCTGGCAGATCAGTTCAGAACGATTAGTAAAGAGAGGGAAATTGTTAATGAAGCGCTGGTGTCCGAACTTGCTTTCCTGCGTTCGCAAATCAGCCCGCACTTTATTTTCAATGTTATTAATAGTGTAGTAGCGCTTTCGCGGCTGAACCCGGCGCTGGTTGAGCCTACCCTGATACAGCTTTCAAAATTGCTGCGTTATATGTTGTATGTAAGCGATGAAGAGAAGGTAACATTGGTCAGCAAAGCGGACTACCTGAACAGTTATATCGAATTGCAAAAACTGCGGTTCCAGGACCAGGTTAAGGTAAACGTGCATTTTGACATTGGCGAACCCGAAAAAACCATTGAGCCCATGCTGCTGATCCCGTTTGTTGAAAATGCCTTTAAACATGGTATAGGAGATGTTGCCGTCCCGGTAATTGATATTCGTTTAAAATCGGATAATAAAATACTGGCTTTCAGCGTACAAAATGCTTTTAACCCGACAGAACCCAATAAGGATGAAGCCCACGGGATAGGATTACCTAATGTAAAAAGGCGGCTTGAGTTGCTTTACCCCGGCAAACACAGCCTGGCTATTCATAAAAACAGAAATATCTATAGTGTTGAACTGCAAATACAATTGAAATGA
- a CDS encoding TonB-dependent receptor → MKKLILVFLFTGFGCTTFAQQTQKIIDKTNIDHFYTCSLDLLLDTLSINYHLNIVFERDSVSKFDIAEHFFNESLKTVLNKVCSDNALHYWIESDGTIYILQNTDDLARLKQLNRLKQTRLGNVKPLIEEPKAPPMHYLFSIGGKVIDQATGESLPSATLKIRNTNITTSTNTDGNFTLFNIPSDTCVVEASFSGYQTDYIRLNAKNINTELVFGMFKALNTLNEVTVLGRKSGVMNTDTKKVGVLQLTPASLDKLPNIGEKDILRAFQLMPGVSATNESSSGAYVRGGTPDQNLVVFDGFTVYQVDHLYGFFSAFNSNAVKDVQLYKGGFSSIYGGRLSSVTEINGKDGNHNQASFGVDLSLLSVNAFAELPLSDKSSLLLAFRRSYQGPLYDKIFKQFNTSTVQGGPGGGGPGGPPGGGGFGESTTPASHFYDADVRYNYRINKTNSFTWSFYNGEDKTDNSRALQIPSFLSSTTGNINITDYTKYGNTGSSIKWFSQWNKKVHSNTYITYSSYFNDRVRSTSGTSTDSNGNTTSFANGTSEKNNLHDIGVKSEWEWQINNKYKLLYGGFGNFQKINYGYIQNDTSILINQHNSAFSGGTYAELEIEPTDKLHLQPGIRDTWFQPTGKLYIEPRLSASYVINENYTLKAATGEFYQYMNEVTREDIVNGNRSFWVLSNNSNIPVSEAKHYMAGISYENDKFLIDVEGYYKALSNLTQYTIRQTGMGPGTVSSVEQDFYTGTGRAKGIEILLQKKLGNYTGWLSYTLADAKNKFSIFGTNYYPADQDIRHEFKAINMYHYYRWNFSAVFIFSTGHPYTAPLSSYTITSPDGNTSTAFNISGKNALRYPDYHRLDLSATYDLIKINGNKIGSIGLSLFNVYNHTNIWYREYQLQNYAAITTDVNYLGFTPNITLSLRWK, encoded by the coding sequence ATGAAGAAACTGATACTTGTATTTTTATTTACCGGGTTCGGCTGCACCACATTTGCACAGCAAACTCAAAAAATCATCGACAAAACCAATATCGACCATTTTTATACCTGTTCACTTGATCTGTTGCTGGATACTTTATCCATTAATTATCATCTGAACATTGTTTTTGAGCGGGATTCGGTGAGTAAGTTTGATATTGCTGAACACTTTTTTAATGAATCGCTCAAAACCGTATTGAACAAAGTTTGCAGTGATAATGCCCTGCATTACTGGATAGAGTCAGACGGAACCATCTACATCCTGCAAAACACAGATGACCTTGCCCGGCTGAAACAATTAAACAGGTTGAAACAAACCCGGCTGGGCAATGTAAAACCGCTGATAGAAGAACCAAAGGCTCCGCCCATGCATTATCTTTTCAGCATTGGTGGGAAGGTGATAGACCAGGCAACAGGCGAGTCGCTGCCCTCAGCTACTTTAAAGATCCGCAATACCAACATTACCACCTCAACCAACACCGACGGTAATTTTACCTTATTTAATATTCCATCAGACACCTGCGTGGTTGAGGCTTCCTTTTCGGGCTATCAAACCGATTATATCAGGCTTAATGCCAAAAACATCAATACCGAACTCGTATTCGGAATGTTTAAGGCATTAAACACATTAAATGAAGTGACAGTTTTGGGCAGAAAAAGCGGCGTTATGAATACTGACACTAAAAAAGTTGGCGTGTTACAGCTAACGCCCGCCAGTTTGGATAAGCTGCCCAATATAGGCGAAAAGGATATTTTACGGGCCTTTCAGCTGATGCCGGGGGTGAGCGCCACCAATGAATCTTCATCAGGCGCCTATGTACGCGGCGGCACACCCGACCAAAACCTGGTTGTTTTTGATGGGTTTACGGTTTACCAGGTAGATCACCTTTACGGGTTTTTCAGCGCATTTAACAGCAATGCAGTTAAGGATGTACAGTTATACAAAGGCGGTTTCTCGTCCATTTATGGCGGCAGGCTCTCCAGCGTTACCGAGATCAACGGGAAAGACGGCAACCACAACCAGGCCAGTTTTGGTGTAGATCTGAGTTTACTAAGTGTAAATGCCTTTGCCGAGTTGCCCTTAAGCGACAAATCATCTCTCTTGCTCGCCTTCCGGCGGTCGTACCAGGGCCCTTTGTATGATAAAATATTCAAGCAGTTCAATACGTCAACGGTACAGGGCGGTCCTGGTGGTGGCGGTCCTGGTGGGCCACCGGGAGGAGGCGGCTTTGGAGAATCAACAACACCTGCCTCTCACTTTTACGATGCTGACGTGAGGTATAATTATCGCATAAATAAAACCAACTCGTTTACCTGGAGTTTTTATAACGGAGAGGATAAAACCGATAATAGCAGGGCTTTGCAAATACCCTCGTTTTTAAGCTCAACTACCGGTAATATCAATATTACAGACTATACCAAATATGGTAATACCGGAAGCAGCATCAAATGGTTCAGCCAGTGGAACAAAAAGGTGCATTCAAATACCTATATTACTTATTCCTCCTATTTTAACGACCGGGTTCGTTCAACTTCAGGCACTTCAACGGATAGTAACGGCAATACAACCAGCTTTGCTAACGGCACCTCCGAAAAAAACAACCTGCATGATATTGGCGTAAAGTCGGAATGGGAATGGCAGATCAATAATAAGTATAAATTGCTGTATGGCGGTTTCGGAAATTTTCAGAAAATCAACTACGGCTATATCCAAAATGATACCAGCATTTTGATCAACCAGCATAACAGCGCGTTTTCGGGCGGCACTTATGCCGAACTGGAAATTGAGCCAACTGACAAGCTACATTTGCAACCCGGCATTCGTGATACATGGTTCCAGCCGACAGGCAAGTTGTACATTGAGCCGCGTTTATCTGCGAGCTATGTTATTAATGAAAATTACACACTGAAAGCCGCTACCGGGGAGTTTTACCAGTATATGAATGAGGTTACGCGGGAGGATATTGTAAACGGCAACAGGAGTTTCTGGGTATTATCCAATAACAGCAATATACCGGTGAGCGAAGCGAAGCACTATATGGCGGGTATCAGCTACGAAAACGATAAGTTTTTGATAGATGTAGAGGGGTATTACAAAGCGCTCTCCAACTTAACCCAATATACCATCAGGCAAACAGGAATGGGGCCGGGAACTGTCAGCTCGGTTGAGCAGGATTTTTATACCGGAACGGGCAGGGCAAAAGGAATAGAAATATTGCTGCAAAAAAAATTAGGAAATTATACAGGCTGGCTGAGCTATACACTTGCTGATGCTAAAAACAAGTTTTCTATTTTCGGCACTAACTATTATCCGGCAGACCAGGATATCAGGCACGAATTTAAGGCCATCAATATGTACCATTATTACAGGTGGAATTTTTCGGCCGTATTTATTTTCAGTACCGGGCATCCGTATACTGCGCCGCTGTCAAGCTACACCATCACCTCGCCCGACGGAAATACCTCAACTGCCTTTAATATCAGCGGCAAAAACGCCCTGCGTTACCCGGATTACCACCGGTTAGATCTTTCGGCCACCTATGACCTGATCAAAATAAACGGGAATAAAATTGGCAGCATCGGCCTCTCGCTTTTTAATGTTTACAACCATACCAATATTTGGTATCGTGAATACCAGCTGCAAAATTACGCGGCTATTACCACCGATGTTAATTACCTGGGCTTTACCCCCAATATTACACTAAGCTTAAGATGGAAATGA
- a CDS encoding LytR/AlgR family response regulator transcription factor: MMRCLLVDDETLALDLLEDNLKHVNYLQVAGRCRTAGEAILFLQNEAVDLLFCDIQMPGFNGLQLVKSLVKKPMIIFVTAYEKFAIDGFELDVIDYLVKPVPLERFLKACQKAYMLFELNRKSVEQVPVKRPYIFVHSDYNLVKINFSDIEYVEGLKDYVKINLVNQPKPLLSRTSIKALELQLPAELFFRIHKSYIVNIDFVQQIRRGKIKTANSELPLSDNYRDVIHKMIGKETA, from the coding sequence ATGATGAGATGCCTGCTAGTTGATGATGAAACCCTTGCACTTGACCTGCTGGAAGATAATTTAAAACACGTTAACTATCTGCAGGTTGCCGGCCGTTGCCGCACTGCAGGCGAGGCGATATTATTTTTACAAAATGAAGCGGTCGACCTTTTGTTTTGTGATATCCAGATGCCTGGGTTCAATGGCCTGCAGCTGGTAAAAAGCCTCGTAAAAAAGCCCATGATCATTTTTGTTACCGCTTATGAAAAATTTGCCATCGACGGGTTTGAACTGGATGTAATTGACTACCTGGTTAAACCTGTACCATTGGAGCGTTTTTTAAAAGCATGCCAAAAAGCCTATATGTTGTTTGAATTGAACAGAAAATCGGTAGAACAGGTGCCTGTTAAACGACCCTATATTTTTGTACATTCGGATTACAACCTGGTGAAGATCAATTTCAGCGATATTGAATATGTAGAGGGCTTGAAGGATTATGTAAAAATAAACCTGGTTAACCAACCGAAGCCTCTTTTATCCCGCACAAGCATTAAGGCACTTGAATTGCAACTCCCGGCAGAACTATTTTTCAGGATCCATAAATCATACATTGTTAATATTGATTTTGTACAGCAAATAAGGCGCGGAAAAATAAAGACCGCCAATTCCGAATTACCGTTGAGCGACAATTACCGCGATGTGATCCATAAAATGATCGGAAAAGAAACTGCATAA
- a CDS encoding ROK family transcriptional regulator: MEIKPKSVKSTHLKNMIIKCLYFDKAMSCAELSELFDKSIPSIAKAVNELIEEGFVIEQGYAPSSGGRRPLMYAINASAMYILSIAMDQLSTRIQLVDLLNHPVADMEMFDLKLLHNEQALDLLVEKINNYLAHSGIPKEKIAGIGIGMPGFINPIKGINYTYLDAGDKTLNQYLSDETGLPAYIDNDSSLIALAEQKFGIARSQKEVMVINLGWGIGLGMIVNGEIFRGRNGFAGEFSHIPISEDGALCTCGKRGCLEAEASMLVVSKKAIEGIQQGRITSLKQIDEAHSKQMGDAIMEAALNGDQFAIELFSDAGYKIGKALAILIHIMNPQAIVLSGHGAKVGKILLAPIQQALHKYCIPRLSRGTELLISELGFDAELIGAAVLVMENFDKEVKSQLVAG, translated from the coding sequence ATGGAAATAAAACCGAAAAGTGTAAAAAGCACTCATTTAAAAAACATGATCATCAAATGCCTTTATTTTGATAAGGCTATGTCATGTGCCGAATTGAGTGAATTGTTTGACAAAAGCATCCCCTCCATAGCCAAAGCGGTTAATGAATTGATTGAAGAAGGTTTTGTAATTGAGCAGGGATATGCCCCATCAAGCGGCGGGCGGCGGCCATTAATGTATGCCATCAATGCCAGCGCCATGTATATCCTTTCCATAGCCATGGACCAACTGTCAACGCGCATTCAACTGGTCGACCTGCTCAACCATCCCGTTGCAGACATGGAAATGTTCGACCTGAAACTTTTGCATAACGAGCAGGCGCTTGATTTACTGGTTGAAAAAATCAACAATTATCTTGCACACTCCGGGATCCCGAAAGAAAAGATCGCAGGCATAGGCATTGGGATGCCTGGTTTTATAAACCCTATAAAAGGCATCAACTATACTTATCTTGATGCAGGTGATAAAACCTTAAACCAATACCTTTCCGACGAAACAGGTTTGCCGGCTTATATCGATAACGATTCCAGCCTGATTGCTTTGGCCGAACAAAAATTCGGGATAGCCAGGTCGCAAAAAGAAGTAATGGTGATTAACCTGGGCTGGGGCATTGGTTTGGGGATGATCGTTAACGGCGAGATCTTCAGGGGCAGAAACGGCTTTGCGGGTGAGTTCAGTCACATCCCCATATCCGAAGATGGAGCGCTTTGCACCTGCGGCAAACGCGGCTGCCTTGAAGCTGAAGCATCGATGCTGGTGGTATCAAAAAAAGCGATAGAAGGCATACAGCAAGGCAGGATAACCAGTTTAAAGCAAATTGATGAGGCACATTCAAAGCAAATGGGCGATGCCATCATGGAAGCCGCTTTAAACGGCGACCAGTTTGCCATTGAGCTTTTTTCGGATGCGGGCTATAAAATCGGCAAAGCGCTGGCCATACTCATCCATATCATGAACCCGCAGGCCATTGTATTAAGCGGCCATGGCGCTAAGGTTGGTAAAATATTACTGGCGCCTATTCAGCAGGCTTTGCATAAATATTGTATTCCACGGCTTTCGCGCGGCACTGAACTGTTAATTTCTGAACTTGGTTTCGACGCTGAGCTCATAGGCGCTGCGGTACTGGTGATGGAGAATTTTGACAAGGAAGTAAAAAGCCAACTGGTGGCAGGTTGA
- a CDS encoding DUF4249 family protein — protein MKRQLLTLALFLSFTAIIITACKKESTDNSVYLPVVEGYLMPGHALSIKLYQQKSLTDTAKYGAAISGLQVYVSDGSTKVQLTESPKGTYTYSDQTFLAEGKTYTLQFNYLTYAVSAKTVMPGKPTNFATQYGTVTLSSTTTSDPNTSNTTIDKLTWDNPDSLNHVLVFYNKNGADFPLSSFGGSRSANFELNTNRASYYNLTQATFSYYGHYTVTLLRVNQEFIDLIKSNTSNSTSQNLTNIPTNVVNGYGIFTAMQADTLSFNLL, from the coding sequence ATGAAAAGACAATTATTAACCCTGGCGCTATTTTTAAGTTTTACCGCTATCATAATTACCGCCTGTAAAAAAGAAAGCACCGATAACAGCGTTTACCTTCCGGTTGTTGAGGGCTACCTTATGCCGGGGCATGCGCTGAGCATAAAACTTTACCAGCAAAAGTCGCTTACCGATACAGCTAAATATGGCGCCGCCATAAGCGGATTGCAGGTTTATGTATCAGATGGCAGCACAAAAGTACAGTTAACCGAATCGCCAAAAGGCACCTATACCTACAGCGATCAAACTTTCCTGGCGGAAGGCAAGACCTATACGCTTCAATTTAATTACCTTACCTACGCCGTTTCGGCCAAAACCGTTATGCCGGGTAAACCAACCAATTTTGCAACGCAATACGGTACGGTAACGCTTTCAAGTACAACAACTTCTGATCCCAACACATCTAATACCACTATTGATAAACTGACCTGGGATAATCCCGATTCTTTGAATCATGTACTGGTTTTTTACAATAAGAATGGCGCCGATTTTCCACTCAGCAGTTTTGGCGGAAGCAGGTCGGCAAATTTCGAATTAAATACGAACCGTGCTTCTTACTACAATTTAACGCAGGCTACTTTCAGCTATTACGGCCATTATACCGTAACATTGCTTCGGGTTAACCAGGAATTTATCGACCTGATAAAAAGCAATACCAGCAACTCTACATCGCAAAACCTTACCAATATCCCAACGAATGTAGTTAACGGCTATGGGATTTTTACGGCTATGCAGGCAGATACACTGAGTTTTAATTTGCTATAA